TAGTGAAAGTTGAAGTATTGATCGTAATTAAAATGATAGTATTGTTTGTTGGGCTAATTGAGGCAAGAGTAGGgcgatagtttgcatcatgtctgttAGCGTCTGCACCTATTGGATGAGGTCGTCCATGGGGGTGAAAGGTTTAGGTAATTGAATAGACGCCAATACCGCAATAACGTTTACATCGAAGTGAACACGTCCACGTGAGTGAAGGATGACAACTACCCCCTtgagtaaaaaaataatatctcTTATAGGCAAGGCTTCCTCGTTAGAGTGTTTGTTAAGAGGATTGACAAGTGGATGTTCATGCGACATCAGGCCCTTCTAGcacaaaaaatattagaaaaaatcaTCATTGATGTTAAGTCAACCTAGCATGATCCAAACTTGAGGGTGTAGGAGTATTCGAGGTGGTGATCGAGGTGGCTTCAAGGTAGAAGTGTCGAGCTCCCAAGGCGCCATCTATAGTAAAATTGATGTTAAGGGAAAATTTTTGACTCGATTTATCTAACACTCAAGTTAGTGATCAAGGTCTCGTATAAGTGTTTCTTAAAAAATAGCCCTCTGGTGTAACGCCAAGATTAACTTTTATACCTATCCTTGAATGAGATAATTTATTAATTGTCTTAATGTCATCCTCTTAACGTTTTATCTACATGAACAATAGGGGAGAGGCAACCTAGAACGATCGACCTTAAAATTTTATCCACGTAGGTAGATAGGTGGAGAGTTATCTGAATCTTTTACTTTTATTATAACTTTATATGATGATTATGTGTCGGATATCGATTAATCATTAATATATTTCCCAGTGATTGACCTTGTTGTTGTCAGAGTTAACTATAATATAAGAGCTAATGTTCTTGTGCAAGTAACATTTTCATTTGATCACAACTATAAATTTTCTACTGAAGGTTTTGAAACTAAAAAAAAAGGAGGGGTGTAATCTactcttaataataatatatatatatatatatatatatatacacgatatattttaaatatacaattctcaaaataagatatattaaaattaataaataattaataaacaAAACAAGCCAGGGAAAACAAATGAAACAATAATCCCTACCTCTGAGAACATTAATAATTGATAAATttattatcattagaattaaaataaagaaATACAAAACTTTTGAAAAAGGATTTCTATATTGTATGGCAAAATTGTCGAACCGAGTAGCGTTGCTAATCTCCCTTTCCATAAACATAATATATTTGCGTTCaacaaaatattataacaaattgAAAGCATTTCCTGCGACATTAATATTGCAACTGAGTCACTGTTGTTCGATTAACAAGACGGTTGATGATGACGCTAATGGTTCGCACCACGGCTCAAACCTTGCGTGATCAGTCCGCGTTCCTCGGTCGATCTCGTTGGATCTGGATTCGCGAATCCGGAAGCTTCTACCCTCCTCTTCTCTGGAATCCTCTTCCTCCCCGGCCCTTTATGACACGAAACCGTCCCGTTTAACGCCGATGTGAAAAGCCCAATCCGATCCtcgaagagaaaagaagagaagaaagaagaaggcaTATGGCGGACTCCACCTTCTTTGGTGATCCATTCCGCCGCTTTTTCTGGAGCCCTTTCGTCTGGTCCGGATCACCCTCCGCCCCCGCCGCCATGGACTGGCTCGAGACGCCTTCCTCCCACATCTTCAAGATCGACGTCCCAGGTACCGATTCTTTCCTCTTCGTCTTTTTCCCTTGGATGATTTCTTCTAGGGTTTGGAATCAGTGCATCCTGGAACTTGGGGGCTCAGGTTCTGGGAGAGACGACGTGGAGGTGCAGCTGGAGGAAGGGAACGTCATCAGCATCAGGTCGGAGGGCTCATCAGCGACGGCCGCGAAGGAGGAGCAGCAGCTCAAGGAGGTGGTGTGGCACGTGGcggagagggggagagggagcTTCTCACGGCAGATTGCTCTGCCGGATAACGTGAGGGCGGATCAGATCAAGGCGCACGTCGAGAACGGCGTCCTCACCGTTGTCGTCCCCAAAGAGCCGATCCCGCCCAAGCCGAAGCCGAGGACGATCGCCGTCTCCAGCAAGCTCTGATGCATCGAAGAAGACCACGAGTAAATCAAATCGATGTCAGAAATTATTAGTGTTGGTTTAATGGTATCAACTCCTGTAGACGCTAAAGTGTTTTGATTGTGTTGATTGGGATATGTCGCAAGAGAATTTGTATGGGAACATTCAGATGGATGTCGCAAGTGTATTAAATGGGAAAACTGAGATAGATATGGGATggtttaaattaaattataataatttttaggatcataatatatataataattctttTCGAATGTTATGAAAATTAAAGAttgttttttttattgttttttttctGTTAGGTAGTAGTTATCAACCAAAGGATGCCCAACAATTTAGGATTTAAAAGTTTCAACGTAtcttatgtttttttattttttatgaaggGAATAAAATCATAAAGTGATTGATCAATTTTGCAAAGATAATAAATGCAATCgagtttggatttttttttttttttttttgattcaaTCTGATATGAATAGCTTGATTTTCCtcttatgaataaagttttttGTAAATCTATGATACAAATATAGGTTTGGATTAATCTATatttttaaatcaataaaaatatagtattaatcgagtgactaattAGTCACTTTTAATTTTACCCAAGTTTTTGGATATAATTGACTCTAAGGTACACGTGAAATTATTCGATTTAGATGTAATCGTAAAAAATACCTTTAAAGATTTGACGGACCTAATTGATATCGTAATCAGTTTGTCTCATCACAGGATAAGATAAGAATTGTCCCATCATACGATAAAGAAAAGCATGATTAGAAGACAATTGGTATCGTTTGACAACGAAATATTTTGGATGCTCATGCCCCACTCAAAATATCTTTTGTGTGCCGTCGAGAATGATCAATGCAACTAATGTGTGTATATGCATACATTCACATTAAATTCGTACATCACTCACTGGGAACTTAATATTCTGTTTGATCATACAAACGGATTTGATGATGAATAGATTTCTTCCCTCTTTTAGAGTTCTTTGCTTGTTGATTCTAATATTGTTGATGAATGAACACAAGCTAAGCAGGAGAATCAAAGCTTCAACACAAGTAATTTCGAGTGCCTATGCTCATTGAGATGACAGAAACAAATCTTTTTGTTTGTGTTGCTGAGATCATCTACACTGACCCTCACCGGCCATCATGTTTGTTTTATAGATTTCAATCTTAATAATTGAGTTCATGTAACGTGACATATATCCATAAAGAAATCAACCTTCCTATTGAATAGGGCGACTGTTGACCCACTGCCCACCTACAAGTAGATGCTGCCTCAGCTCCTCCAATACACCGAACGACAATTGGAGATGGAGAAGCAGCCACAGGTAGCCTTTGGATGGGCCGCCAGGGACGCATCCAGAGTCCTCGCTCCCTTCTCTTTCTCGAGAAGGTACTCTCTTTTCTCTTGTCGATCGAGTATTCTGGGTACTGTTGAAATAGAACCAAAGTGCTTTTCACATGCTTCTTCCTCACCTTGTATTGTCTTGTAGAGGCTGCGTTCTGTTTTGATTTATGGAAGGATGATACATTTTGGAGGTTTCTTGAAACCTATCCCACAAAAAAAAGAACGGCTTGCTGCAAAATATGAACTTGATAAGGACAGGATCCCTCGACTTgttcctgaacctgaacctggctCACCAGTAGCTACTGCTGTCTTAGGATCACCCCCAAGCCTGGTCTGGAATATCGATTTTGTGTCGGTGGTGTGGGGGTTGGAGCAAGAGTTAGGTCAAACTTTGATGTagaacatcatcatcatcgtcatcctaACTAGAACCTCTTCCCTTGTTTATGTCAGTTGTCCTTCAAAGGTTGGTCCTACTAGATGTGTCAAGTATCCGCTTTTTGTAGAGCCTAGAAATCATGATTGTTCGTTTCATTGGGTGTTTTTGCCCTGTTTCTACATCTCTGTTTTCTCATCCTTTATAGAGGTTGCTGTGAACTAGTTTCCCGATGATAGTTAGTTTAACTGAATGTTAGATCTTCTTGTTCTATAGGTGAAATGgaaatcttttatcaagaataatcttgacaattagaaGTCACAAGCAAGAATTTCATCGTAAATGAGGTGGAAACTTGTGAATTATccctttcaaatcttcaacagttATTGACAAGTGAAACCAGTACAATGGGTTCCCCTTTCTTAGTACTCTATCCATCTTCCTATTTCTCACAGAATGTTTTCAAATGAGAGTTTGGGGTAACTCTGATCCGAATGTGGTGGAGGTGCATTTATGTCATTTGGTAAAGTTTCAAGTATGTCCTTGTGCAATATTGCTTAAAAATGATGTTTACCTCAAGCTAATAGTCTAACATCCCTAATAATTAAACTGAGGACAGTCTAAGTTTTTGAAAGAGGGCAGAATCCCTAATAATTTGGACAACACATCAGCAATCTACTGTTCATGGAGTGTAAAGTGAACCTTAGACTTATCTGCAATCACCTATT
This genomic stretch from Musa acuminata AAA Group cultivar baxijiao chromosome BXJ3-9, Cavendish_Baxijiao_AAA, whole genome shotgun sequence harbors:
- the LOC103999180 gene encoding 16.0 kDa heat shock protein, peroxisomal is translated as MADSTFFGDPFRRFFWSPFVWSGSPSAPAAMDWLETPSSHIFKIDVPGSGRDDVEVQLEEGNVISIRSEGSSATAAKEEQQLKEVVWHVAERGRGSFSRQIALPDNVRADQIKAHVENGVLTVVVPKEPIPPKPKPRTIAVSSKL